CTGGAATGCTGTGACCATTATCGGATGTACGGGGCTAACCTTTGCACCTAACATAGCTAACGTTGGAATTTGTATAGGAGGAATGCTGTTCATGGGCTTAATGATGATAGCGAGGGAGATTCGCAGCGGTCGGGCCAGAGGGCAGAGCGAAGTTCGAAGGGCGCTGCTGTCCGCCGGACCAACGGTGGAGTGGGTTTCAAGCAGATACTTGATCGAACGCCAATCTCTGCCCGTCAGCGTTATCCCTGGAGTAATGAGAAGTCCATCGCCTCTCAATCTACGGTTTATTGACGCTGGATTTATTTCAGAAATGATAGTAGGAGCGGACGGCCCAACCGTTAAACGAAACAGCGCTGAGGTCGCTGAGAACAAATCCTTCGTAGTATTTAATACTGATTTGGGCGAACACGTAGCAATTGCACCATCTGCGATGCTTCCAGAAGAGCTCGTGCAACGCGTGGCAGAAGCAACCGATAACTTGGCTGGCTCGATTATTGAAGAACCGGTAATGAGGTTAAGCGGTGGGGGACTTAACTGTGGGCCTAATAACCCATGTTGTGCGGTGAATAAGCCGAGCTGGTGCGGGCAATCCTTTCCAAGTGGTATGAAAGTGGAGTGGATAGGGCTAACCTATGACTGGGGTAATAAAGACCTAGCAAACGCTATGCTTGATTGCAATGCAAACCATGAGTGCTGCTATGCGATTGGACAGTACATGGTGGAAAACAGGAAAGAGAAATACTGTGTTACGCCGAAAATTCGCTACGGCAATGAAATGCACGGTAAAGTGCCCTGGAACCAGTTGGCAGTTAATAACCCCTTCCGGTCACAAGCCTACTTTAATCGCTACGGGGGACTAGATGGGGAATGTTTGTCTCCTAACGGTGTCGCATAAGACCCAATTCCATCCAcattatgatttttttcTAAATACTCAATATGAAATCCTACTCGGGGGCTGAAGGGCAAATAGTCTACTAAGCAACTTTGTGCTTGCTTTTCGTTACGTCACCGGAATTGGCACTGCTACCTCCAATTCGGACAGGCACGCCAGTATCGTCTATGTGATGAAAGGTTAGTTATTTAGCATATGTATTTAATAAGTCAATTCATGTTCATAGCACATGTCCATGAGAGCAGCAAGCGAGATCTGTATTTGTTGTCTTCTCGGTTGTAAATCTTCTTGTGTAGACCTTCCGCCTACTCGTCCGTATTCGCTTTTAAGTTTTTTACATTTCAGACTTCAAATTATTTTTCAATCAATCTTCAGAAGATCTCGCGTGCTTACATAATAGAAATTGACGTTGGCGAAATAAACGCCTATAAACTTGCGTAAAATACACACCAAGTTAAAGGGGTATGATGTAGACTATGCGTTATATTCAAGTAGCACATTCCCATGCGTATATTCCTATTAGTATTGGTCTACTGAAGAGGTACCGATATACATGAAGGCTGCCGATCTACGTGAAAAGCTATTGATCTACGTGAACAGGTACCAGCGATCCTATACGAAGTGTTTCTAGAACCAGATATTCATCTAGCAAAATGTTACTGGAGATAGAAGAGCTATGAAAAGATACTGGAGTTGCAACTGGGCACTCGATTTGTAATGTCTCTCAACGGTGTCAGGTAGATGAGACCATATTCTATTGCTTAATGAGGACTATGTTGAACAGCAGAACTGAAAGCCTTCCTTTAGCCTATACTGACTTTTGGTAGCTAAGTTTTTGTTTATTTGTGGCTAGTTCTCTGGAGGCTAAGCAGCAACTCGTGAAGCCCCTATTCTAACCTTCAGCGTAGTTAATAATTTACACCGAGCTCTTCGGCTATATTTGAATAAAGCACGAATTTGGATTAGTGAATATCATGCCCAAATTGAAATTATTGTATTGTAGTTGAGCTGGCGCCAATCCACAGCTATAGATAGTATGTTATATTTACAAAGGAATTCAATTGTCAATATGTTGTATTAATAAAAGCCCTTAGTTTAAGTGTTCAACTCctataatatataatataatgTACCTCATATATTCTTACTAATCCCTTTATTAGCATATACAACAATACTGAGTATTGATGACATCAAAGTAGACATGCAATGGATTACGTATTACAGCCGATGTTTTACAGGCCGCCTTCACGTAAATGCAAAGACATCCCTATTAAATAAACTTCAGCCTCATAGCAACTCCATAAACGATGGCGTAGTGATGGAATAGTGATGGCAAACTGATGGCGTCCTTTCCTATACGAATACGTCATATTCTGTAAACTTTTTCACTCGACCAAAACATTTAAAAAGAGAGAGAATATATTCTTCTTGACAGACAACCTTCCTATGCTCCATAAAGTAACCGATTACTCAATAAGAAATACAAAATGGCAAAACCAGCTCAACCAAGAAGAACTTTAGCAATTAAACCTCCTTATCATGAACCTCAGCAATATAGACCTCCTAGTTGGGATCTACCAGGAAACAGATAAAAACTATACATAACAAGTATGCCCAAGGTTGAGGAAATCTGCAATCCATATTACTGTGGAAGTGGTTTCTTTAGCTAActttatatatacatatCTAAATATTTGAGAAATAAATATATCTTTATCTCCCAATATTAGAGACTCAGACAGGCTCATGTACGGGAAGCAGCAATATTCCTGTAATATGCGTCAATTGCTGTAATATTGTGATCTCTAGCAGATCAGTTAACAAAGCAAATAAAGCAACAGTTCAAGATTTTCATAAAGTTAAAAGTTTCCTACATTTTTGTAACAAGATCTATTTATAATCGATTATATGTACACTGAGCTTACAATTTGTCATAGCTAAGGAAGTAATAGATTCTATTAGGTCGGTGCTTCGCTCAATTTACTTCTTGAATACATTGAGAACTCCAATTATTAAACTATTTAGCACTCCATATATCTTGTATAGGATCGATGTCAGTGAATGTAGTAGATAACAATTACACAACAACATTAAAGATCTAAGCATTTTAGGCACCTTAATTTATTTTGATAATTCGCCATAATAAATATTCTAAAAGGATCCTCTATATTTAAGACTGTAGAAATATTTAAAGACTGCTTTGATGGTTAAGTCAGATAGCCAGCTCATTTAATTGAAGAAAACAAGAACATAATGTGGAAGTATGTACCTTGCTGaaatttatatatatatatatatatatatgtaaAACAAAAGTATATAAACGTaaatattatttaaaaGATTTCTAATTATTATCTCACTATAGTATAATTACTGTAGAATTATCtataaatatttaaattATAAGCAATTATTTATTCACtgtttttatttattttaaaaaataaataattCGGCGGATATAATCTATCAGGGCACAGGTACTGATTGATATTCGTTATATTTAAATTGAAAACGTAAAATATCAAGGTAGTTGTGATCCCTACTATAAGGgtttatatatatataacattCAAATTATGCGTATTCATGTAGATGACTACCGGTTGGCCTATTCTATTCATTACTCTAGGAATTACACTAGGAATTACAAAGTTTAACAGAAAGGGTAACTTTTATGACATATCCTTCAGATAATTAGTCCCATGCAACGAACAGTTTCAGGAAgaattttaaaaaaaaacaGGCACCTTTTTTTTTCTCATTGCGTATGCATTATCCCCAATTATACCCCGTAAATGTTTTTTTGCAAAAAAGAAGCCATGAAAGGAATCTAATTTTTCCGATGACATTCCGCATGTCCATGcgttttttaaacataCACTACCATGCCTGTTCGATAATTAGAGAAAAATGGTCAAGATACATTATAACAGTATCATTTAAATCGTTGTATGATAGATATATGGTTTCTTAAAGATATATTAGCTTTTTAAGAAACAGTTATATAATTGCCCTTTATTAAGCTCGGCTGGAACCTAAAATATTTTTCCGTATTTACTGTAGACCGCACTGAATTATTGAACAATAATAACGTAGTTGTGTTTTATTTTTTCTAATTTCGACTCCAAGTGTTAACAGTACGTATTATTACTTGTGGCAATGCTTCCGTGTTAAAACTTTTCGAACACTTGCGCCTCTTAATTTCTCTTTCACCTTCTAAGCCGCCAGAGCGCacattttaattaaatAAGGACATGATACATGCATTTTTAACGTATGTAAAGTCATATAAAAACACTATGAAGATCTCTAATGGTAGTTAATTAATCAGATTGCTCCAACCTCAACCCAGAATCTAGTGTCATCGCTTAGATACTTAGGATCTGACTCTAATTGAGACTTAATCCAGGCAACAGCATCTTTATAGTCTTGGATGTCATCCGTTTTGGGGTCATGAACACCGTTCTCACCGTTTCTATGGCCAGCAAACCAAACATCGTAGCCATATTTCTCTTCGCACTGGTGTCTGCAGCTAATATCCTTCTTGAGATCAGTGTTTAGAATGTCACCTTCCTTGTAGTCTTCAGCAGTAAATTTCAAGAAATCAGTGCAACATGTACGTAACATGTAAAAGTTTTGCTTGAAAATACCATAGTTAGCAGCATCTCCCGACTTGTTGTCATGGTAGGGATACTTAGTGGTCATGTCATTGGTCTCAAGCATCGCAATTGCCATGTCCAAAGTATTACCTCCTTCACCCAAGACGACTTGCTTTCTTTGGCCCAAACCGGGTTGAATATTAGAGCCGGTTTTCAAAAGCTTAGCATCACCCAAATTAGCAAAACCAACAGCCAATAACATACCATAGAGGAAACCGTTCttcatttttttttgtatcTTAATTATATCGTAATTGTATCTTTACTATCGATGGTCATTTTCTAATTTTTCATTCCATCATATCTAAATATTCGTCCATGTTTTATACTTTTTCTGTAACAGCTAAAGTTAATCATATTGAGTAACAGGTCACTGATGTTAGCCTAACCCCAAGGCTTAATGAGTATTAACTTTTCCTATTAAAGGAACCAATTGGTTCTGGGCCAGGTGAAACTGGATATCTTTATTAACTAGGCACTGTGTAGTGAAGTTACGATTCCAGCCTCGATTTCTCTTTCATTCTTGTTCGCCTATTGCTCTTCGAACCGCCTTTCAACAGTAAGTCAACTAAACAATTTGATAACTTGTAGACCATGATAGCGTCATCGCCAAAAACTATAGGTACTACCAACAGCTTCAATGTAAATCACATTCTTAATACTCCGATTAGAAATTCCGGAATTGAGTGTCATCTAAAAACTGATCATGGAAGTACAAACTTTCCAAATCATGATACTAAGATTTTTCGAAGTCACAGCATTTGGATTTTAGAAGCTGATATCAAGTTCATCCCCACACAGTTTTACAGGAACTCCATTCGAATAGATGGTATTAACAACAAAGGCACCTTCACGATCGAATTCCGAAGAAGACAAAAATATTACACTACTTATTAATAGCTAGCGCGTACGTATTTTTCTTATCGTACGTAAGTGACTTGTCATATTTGAAACCAAGGGGTGGGATACTCTTGTTCCCTATATTCCCTTCCCCACATCCATTCGTGGCTCGAAGGGCCTACCAGGGTACCTGAGCGAAACCTTAAAAAATCGCCATTTACGTAATACTGTAAATAACGGTCTTACTGCAGTCCAGCACAAAAAGGAAACTAATTCCGCCAAATGATCTTCTCCGACACCCATAATTCCATGTTTCAGCATCTAACTGTTCACTAATTCTGGTTAACGCGTCATGTTCATTGTAGGTCTGATCATACCCAAAATTCTTCCATGCGATAACGAGCAGTATGCCATCAAGCACGTTACCAGTAGTACCAAGATCTGTAATGGAGCTTTTGTAATCAAGCTTTATGGTCCGAGGCCCCAGCAGGCAGGCACATCAAAGATTAAATCAGTGCAGTCAATGTTATGTGGGCTAGCTAGTTTATAAATAGAATCCGCGTTACTCACTACTGAAAATGACCCTACTGATCAATCCACCAAGATTCGAGACCAATTACGGTATTCTTCCTTCCCATATTGGATTTCTGTAATCCAATCCGTAACTTGAATTGCTAGCGGTCCCGCTTCATTGCCTGGGAGCAATGGAACCTCAATATTTTTTCCCTTCCAACCAATACTTTTGATGGGGGACACAATTGCTGCGGTACCACATCCAAACGCCTCAAGTAATTCTCCCTTTGACGCCCTTTCCGCCACCTCATGAATTGTACAATACCGCTCCTGAATTGACCATTCTTCTTGATCTAACCGTTCGCGAGTTAATGTCAAGATGGAGTCACGTGTCACACCTTCCAAAATTGTACCATCTAGCGGAGCTGTCACTAGTTCTTTCTTACCAGTCTTAGAGTCCTTGAAGGCAAAGAACACATTCATAGTGCCTACCTCAGTGATGTTATTTTCAGGGCCAAATAGCCACAGATTTTGCTGGTATCCTTTAGCTGCCGCTTGCTTCTGAGGTAAAATACATGGAGCATAATTGGCACCCAGTTTCTTGTCGCCAACACCACCTGGCCATGCCCTTGTCGCATAGTCGGTAGCTTCAAGGCTGACCGCTTTGAAACCAGTGCTAAAATAAGGCCCCACTGGTGACGCAATTACAAACAGCAATGCCCTATTTGGAGCGCTGACGCCGAGCCCATACGTGGTACCAATCATTGTAGGGCGGAGATACAGGGAGTATCCTTTTCTGGTGGGTACAAGGTCCTTATCTAGCTCAATTAATTTCCCCATCAACTTAATAAGCTCTTCCCCATCGAAAGTAGGCATACATATCCTTGCAGCGGATTTGTTCATACGTTCCATATTCTTATCGGCCCGGAACAACGAGATTTTCCCCGATGGCGTTCTATAAGCTTTCAAACCCTCAAACAATTCAAACCCATAATGGAATACACAAGCTGATGGGTCCAGAACAAGCGGACCGTACGGTTTAAGTTCCGGTTCTCCCCACCCATTTTCACTGGTCCATTCTACAGTCAACATGTGATCAGTAAATTTACGACCAAAAGTAAGTTCAGTCTCATTTTCTAGGGCAGTCCTTTTTGCAGCCTTGGTAATCTTTAATCTTAATGCATCCAATCCACTGCTAACCATTCTTACCTGGTTAGTGTTCAATTTGCAAGTGCTAAATGCTTTCACGTAGGTTGTAGAACGTAGCAACATCATAGTTATAGGGATGAAGATATGTGGGGtatataaatatttatAAATTGATGCAGATAAGGACCGGGAACGATTGGATGTGTGATAGTAGATTATATCAATCACATCTTTGTCTTTGTCGAATACTCTGCAGATGAGTCttacaaaaaaaaagtAAAGAATGCTTCGAAAGGCCAAGTACGAGGTTATTAGAAACGGTTAGTCATCTGAAATAAAGCTGTTAGATCAATAGCACTGCCATCTGCCGGTATCCAATATAGCACtatatattttatcaaTGAGTAAAAGTGTCCTAAGAGCGCAGCTGCGTCCTGTACTAGATGCAATTCCTCACCAAGAGCTACAGCAACAAGCAAGGTCACTGCTTAGGGCATTAGCTCCCATTATTGA
This window of the Eremothecium sinecaudum strain ATCC 58844 chromosome VII, complete sequence genome carries:
- a CDS encoding HGL345Cp (Non-synonymous homolog of unannotated Eremothecium coryli gene; homolog in Aspergillus species) → MKNGFLYGMLLAVGFANLGDAKLLKTGSNIQPGLGQRKQVVLGEGGNTLDMAIAMLETNDMTTKYPYHDNKSGDAANYGIFKQNFYMLRTCCTDFLKFTAEDYKEGDILNTDLKKDISCRHQCEEKYGYDVWFAGHRNGENGVHDPKTDDIQDYKDAVAWIKSQLESDPKYLSDDTRFWVEVGAI
- the BAT1 gene encoding branched-chain-amino-acid transaminase BAT1 (Syntenic homolog of Ashbya gossypii ADL384W; Syntenic homolog of Saccharomyces cerevisiae YHR208W (BAT1) and YJR148W (BAT2)) — encoded protein: MMLLRSTTYVKAFSTCKLNTNQVRMVSSGLDALRLKITKAAKRTALENETELTFGRKFTDHMLTVEWTSENGWGEPELKPYGPLVLDPSACVFHYGFELFEGLKAYRTPSGKISLFRADKNMERMNKSAARICMPTFDGEELIKLMGKLIELDKDLVPTRKGYSLYLRPTMIGTTYGLGVSAPNRALLFVIASPVGPYFSTGFKAVSLEATDYATRAWPGGVGDKKLGANYAPCILPQKQAAAKGYQQNLWLFGPENNITEVGTMNVFFAFKDSKTGKKELVTAPLDGTILEGVTRDSILTLTRERLDQEEWSIQERYCTIHEVAERASKGELLEAFGCGTAAIVSPIKSIGWKGKNIEVPLLPGNEAGPLAIQVTDWITEIQYGKEEYRNWSRILVD